From one Rubrobacter xylanophilus genomic stretch:
- a CDS encoding biotin transporter BioY encodes MNTATMTRVALMAAVTAVAAQITIPLPFSPVPFTMQVLAVLLSGMLLGIRNGALSQLVYVLVGAAGAPVFAGFSGGLGVIFGPTGGYLLSYPIAAALAGLAAGTITRASRRRALAAGFAWGCLGLAAIYAVGATWLAAVAGLPPAAALAQGVLPFVPLDLVKTGLAAAVATAAAPVIAPSRV; translated from the coding sequence TTGAACACGGCGACGATGACCCGGGTGGCGCTCATGGCGGCGGTGACGGCGGTCGCCGCCCAGATAACCATACCCCTCCCCTTCTCCCCGGTACCGTTCACCATGCAGGTGCTGGCGGTGTTGCTCTCCGGGATGCTGCTCGGCATCCGCAACGGGGCGCTCTCCCAGCTCGTCTACGTGCTGGTGGGGGCAGCCGGGGCGCCGGTCTTTGCGGGTTTCTCCGGGGGGCTCGGCGTGATCTTCGGTCCCACCGGTGGGTACCTGCTCTCCTACCCGATCGCCGCCGCGCTCGCGGGTCTCGCTGCCGGTACGATCACCCGGGCCTCCCGCAGGCGGGCGCTCGCCGCGGGCTTCGCGTGGGGCTGTCTGGGGCTCGCGGCGATCTACGCCGTCGGGGCGACGTGGCTCGCGGCGGTGGCGGGCCTTCCCCCTGCGGCGGCGCTCGCCCAGGGGGTGCTGCCCTTCGTGCCGCTGGACCTCGTCAAGACCGGGCTTGCGGCGGCGGTGGCCACCGCCGCCGCACCGGTGATCGCACCCTCGAGGGTCTAG
- a CDS encoding cyclase family protein: protein MRIGRVVDLSRRVEPGMQVYPGDPEVRFEPAATLEEEGVNVLGIRMGSHSGTHVDAPYHFIAGGPSVDELDPGLFVGPAAVLDVRGKGPRERITAGDLRPYRARFSGGVIAVVRTGWEEHYGTPLYYDHPFLDPGAARMLIEAGVRTVAIDALSVDETVAEGPHPEGYPVHRIILGAGGVIAENLANLGALEFPDPLLSLLPLRLGEADGAPVRAVALELTPES, encoded by the coding sequence GTGAGGATCGGGCGCGTCGTGGACCTCTCCCGGCGGGTGGAGCCCGGTATGCAGGTCTACCCGGGGGATCCCGAGGTCCGTTTCGAGCCCGCGGCGACCCTCGAAGAGGAAGGGGTGAACGTGCTCGGGATCCGCATGGGCTCACACTCGGGCACCCACGTGGACGCGCCTTACCACTTCATCGCGGGCGGGCCGAGCGTGGACGAGCTGGACCCCGGCCTCTTCGTCGGTCCCGCCGCCGTGCTGGACGTCCGCGGCAAGGGGCCGCGCGAGCGCATAACCGCCGGAGACCTGAGGCCCTATCGGGCCCGGTTCTCCGGAGGCGTCATAGCGGTGGTCCGCACCGGCTGGGAGGAGCATTACGGCACCCCGCTCTACTACGACCACCCTTTCCTGGACCCCGGGGCGGCGCGGATGCTGATCGAGGCCGGGGTGAGGACGGTCGCCATAGACGCCCTCAGCGTGGACGAGACGGTCGCGGAAGGCCCGCACCCGGAGGGCTACCCCGTGCACCGGATCATACTGGGGGCGGGCGGCGTGATCGCGGAGAACCTCGCGAACCTGGGGGCGTTGGAGTTCCCGGATCCCCTCCTCAGCCTGCTGCCGCTCAGGCTCGGCGAAGCCGACGGCGCCCCGGTGCGGGCCGTGGCCCTGGAGCTGACGCCCGAATCCTGA
- the speB gene encoding agmatinase — protein MTRYEPADSFETPRFSGVRTFMRLPHTRDLDNADAAVVGAPFDTGATFRVGARFGPEAIRSVSHLLRRHNPSLGVTIFDYLSVIDYGDVPVVPGYIEESYARIEEGLAPLHEAGVFPVVLGGDHSIALPELRAAARAHGPLALVQFDSHPDTWDAYFGVRHTHGTPFRRAVEEGLLDPSRSVQVGMRGSIYDERDWEDAREMGFDLVPTDEVRELGIPAVIERIRERVGEAKAYVSFDVDFVDPAYAPGTGTPEIGGFTSREAQELVRGLAGLEIVGCDVVEVAPAYDSPGQITALLAANIAHELLSLHALRKKSLG, from the coding sequence ATGACCCGCTACGAACCGGCGGACTCTTTCGAAACCCCGCGCTTCTCGGGGGTGCGCACCTTCATGCGCCTGCCCCACACCAGGGACCTCGACAACGCCGACGCCGCCGTCGTCGGCGCGCCCTTCGACACGGGGGCCACCTTCCGCGTCGGGGCGCGCTTCGGCCCCGAGGCGATAAGGAGCGTCTCGCACCTCTTGAGGCGCCACAACCCCTCCCTCGGCGTGACCATCTTCGACTACCTCTCGGTCATAGACTACGGCGACGTGCCGGTCGTCCCCGGCTACATCGAGGAGAGCTACGCGCGCATCGAAGAAGGGCTCGCCCCCCTGCACGAGGCCGGAGTCTTCCCGGTGGTGCTCGGCGGCGACCACTCCATCGCGCTGCCGGAGCTCCGGGCGGCGGCCAGAGCGCACGGGCCGCTGGCGCTGGTGCAGTTCGACTCGCATCCGGACACCTGGGACGCCTACTTCGGGGTGAGGCACACGCACGGGACGCCGTTCAGGCGGGCGGTCGAGGAGGGGTTGCTCGATCCCTCGCGCTCGGTTCAGGTGGGGATGCGCGGCTCGATCTACGACGAGCGCGACTGGGAGGACGCCCGCGAGATGGGCTTCGACCTCGTGCCGACCGACGAGGTGAGGGAGCTCGGCATCCCGGCGGTCATAGAGCGCATCCGCGAGCGGGTGGGGGAGGCGAAGGCGTACGTCTCCTTCGACGTGGACTTCGTGGACCCGGCGTACGCGCCGGGGACAGGGACGCCGGAGATCGGGGGCTTTACGAGCAGGGAGGCGCAGGAGCTCGTGCGGGGGCTTGCGGGGCTCGAGATCGTGGGCTGCGACGTGGTCGAGGTGGCCCCGGCCTACGATTCGCCGGGCCAGATCACGGCGCTCCTCGCGGCGAACATCGCCCACGAGCTCCTGAGCCTTCACGCTCTGAGGAAGAAGAGCCTTGGTTAG
- a CDS encoding APC family permease, with protein sequence MNERESFVRVLGRRDVIALAFGAMIGFGWVVLTGTWLREAGSLGAILAFLLGGVLVVFVGLTYAELVSAMPRVGGEHNYAWRALGARWAFVASWAIALGYVSVVAFEAVALPTTVQYLFPGYRAGFLWEVAGYEVYASWVAVGVIGAVVITLLNYVGIRPSAVFQMASVLFLFAVGVLLLTGVFVGGEAENFRPLFSGGVAGVLSVLIMTPFLFVGFDVIPQSAEEVNLPYRQIGLLLVVSVLMAAGWYILIIAGVSSAMDPSQLANAELATADAMGDLFGSGLFSNILILGGIAGILTSWNGFMVGASRILYAMAESGMLPGWLGRLHPRYRTPANAVLLVGALSVVAPLFGESALVWLVNAGGLGIVVAYLLVAVSFLVLRRREPGMERPFRAGRGPAIGVIAVLLSLGVAVQYLPGMPAGLRVPEWIIVGL encoded by the coding sequence ATGAACGAGCGGGAGAGCTTCGTACGGGTGCTCGGGCGGCGCGACGTGATCGCCCTGGCGTTCGGTGCCATGATCGGTTTCGGGTGGGTAGTCCTCACTGGCACCTGGTTGCGGGAGGCGGGGAGCCTGGGAGCGATACTCGCCTTCCTCCTTGGGGGAGTACTGGTGGTCTTCGTCGGTCTGACCTATGCTGAACTGGTTTCGGCCATGCCGAGGGTCGGCGGCGAGCACAACTACGCCTGGCGGGCTCTCGGAGCGAGGTGGGCGTTCGTCGCGTCCTGGGCCATAGCCCTCGGCTACGTTTCGGTGGTCGCCTTCGAGGCTGTTGCCTTGCCGACGACCGTGCAGTACCTCTTCCCCGGGTACAGGGCCGGGTTCTTGTGGGAAGTGGCGGGATACGAAGTGTATGCGAGCTGGGTGGCGGTGGGTGTGATCGGGGCGGTGGTCATCACCCTGCTCAACTACGTGGGGATAAGACCCTCGGCCGTCTTCCAGATGGCCTCGGTGTTGTTTCTGTTCGCGGTAGGGGTGTTGCTTCTTACGGGGGTTTTCGTGGGAGGTGAGGCGGAGAACTTCCGGCCGCTGTTCAGCGGCGGAGTGGCCGGGGTGCTTTCGGTGCTGATCATGACGCCCTTCCTGTTCGTCGGGTTCGACGTCATCCCGCAGTCGGCCGAGGAGGTGAACCTGCCCTACCGGCAGATAGGCTTGCTGCTCGTGGTCTCGGTCCTCATGGCTGCGGGGTGGTACATCCTGATCATCGCGGGCGTCTCTTCCGCCATGGACCCGTCTCAGCTGGCGAATGCCGAGCTCGCCACCGCGGATGCCATGGGCGATCTCTTCGGGAGCGGGCTCTTCTCCAACATTTTGATCCTGGGCGGCATAGCGGGGATACTCACGAGCTGGAACGGGTTCATGGTCGGCGCCAGCCGGATCCTTTACGCCATGGCGGAGTCCGGGATGCTGCCGGGGTGGCTGGGACGCCTGCATCCTCGCTACCGGACCCCGGCGAACGCCGTCCTGCTGGTGGGTGCTCTCTCCGTGGTCGCGCCTCTCTTCGGTGAGAGTGCCCTGGTCTGGCTGGTCAACGCCGGAGGGCTGGGGATAGTCGTGGCCTACCTGCTCGTGGCGGTCTCGTTTCTCGTTCTGCGTCGCAGGGAGCCCGGGATGGAGCGGCCTTTCCGGGCCGGGCGGGGGCCGGCCATAGGCGTGATCGCCGTGTTGTTGAGTTTGGGCGTTGCAGTTCAGTACCTGCCGGGGATGCCGGCGGGGCTTCGAGTTCCGGAGTGGATCATCGTCGGTCTGTGA
- the xylB gene encoding xylulokinase: MLLGLDLGTGSVKALLVEEGGAVAGAGFAACGVRSPRPGWAESDPGEWWRAAGAACREAVRGRAEEVVALGLSGQMHGVVLAGEDGTPLWPAILWADTRSAGVLDAYRRLPQDLRRALANPPAAGMAGPTLLWLREHEPALYAAARWALQPKDWLRTRLIGEVASEPSDASATLLYDLAADRWSREVVRELGLREELLPPLLYSGVVCGELLPGAARHLGLPEGLPVVCGGADTACAMLGTGLLGEGEVQLTVGTGAQIISPRRDFVPDPSLRTHLYRAVFPGRYYAMAAVQNAGLALEWVREVLGVSWEVLHAEAAAVPPGSGGVVFLPYVSGERTPHLDPHARGAWVGLGLGCGRGHLLRAALEGVAFAVREALGALEEAGIQAPELRLAGGGSLGESWRRMLAGALGRPLLILPDSAASVASARGAALLAGLALGYYRGPEELPVPRPEGVVEPGGEAGRYEEAYRRFRELYPRLRGL, translated from the coding sequence GTGCTGCTGGGCCTGGATCTCGGGACCGGTTCCGTGAAGGCCCTGCTTGTGGAGGAGGGCGGCGCCGTCGCGGGTGCGGGCTTTGCGGCGTGCGGCGTGCGCTCTCCGCGTCCCGGCTGGGCGGAGTCGGATCCCGGGGAGTGGTGGCGGGCGGCGGGCGCGGCCTGTCGGGAGGCCGTGCGGGGGCGTGCAGAAGAGGTGGTCGCGCTCGGGCTCTCCGGTCAGATGCACGGCGTCGTCCTTGCCGGAGAGGACGGGACGCCACTGTGGCCCGCCATCCTCTGGGCCGATACCCGCTCCGCCGGCGTGCTCGACGCCTACCGCCGCCTGCCACAGGACCTCCGGCGGGCGCTCGCCAATCCCCCGGCGGCCGGGATGGCCGGGCCCACCCTCCTGTGGCTCCGGGAGCACGAGCCGGCCCTCTACGCCGCCGCCCGGTGGGCGCTGCAGCCCAAAGACTGGCTCCGGACGCGCCTCATCGGGGAGGTCGCTTCCGAGCCCTCCGACGCCTCGGCCACCCTGCTCTACGACCTCGCCGCCGACCGCTGGTCCCGGGAGGTCGTTCGGGAGCTCGGGCTGCGGGAAGAGCTGCTGCCCCCGCTGCTCTACTCCGGCGTCGTCTGTGGAGAGCTCCTTCCCGGGGCCGCCCGCCACCTCGGGCTCCCCGAAGGGCTTCCCGTCGTCTGCGGCGGTGCCGACACCGCGTGTGCCATGCTCGGGACCGGTCTGCTCGGAGAGGGGGAGGTCCAGCTCACCGTCGGCACCGGAGCCCAGATTATCTCCCCGCGCCGCGACTTCGTCCCCGATCCCTCCCTGCGCACCCATCTCTACCGCGCCGTCTTTCCCGGCCGCTACTACGCCATGGCCGCCGTGCAGAACGCCGGGCTCGCGCTCGAATGGGTCAGGGAGGTGCTCGGGGTCTCCTGGGAGGTCCTCCACGCCGAGGCCGCCGCCGTCCCGCCCGGTTCCGGCGGCGTCGTCTTCCTCCCGTACGTGAGCGGCGAGCGGACGCCCCACCTCGACCCCCATGCCCGCGGTGCCTGGGTGGGACTTGGTCTGGGGTGCGGAAGGGGACACCTCCTCCGGGCCGCTCTGGAGGGCGTCGCCTTCGCCGTGCGCGAGGCCCTCGGGGCGCTCGAGGAGGCAGGGATCCAGGCCCCAGAGCTCAGGCTCGCCGGGGGCGGGAGCCTCGGGGAGAGCTGGCGGCGGATGCTCGCCGGCGCGTTGGGAAGGCCGCTCCTGATCCTGCCGGACTCCGCCGCTTCCGTGGCCTCGGCCCGCGGGGCGGCGCTGCTGGCCGGGCTCGCGCTCGGATACTACCGGGGACCGGAGGAACTTCCCGTTCCCCGGCCGGAGGGCGTGGTGGAGCCCGGAGGGGAGGCCGGGCGCTACGAGGAGGCCTACCGGCGCTTCAGGGAACTCTATCCCCGGCTGCGCGGATTGTGA
- a CDS encoding sodium:solute symporter, giving the protein MVSALDYLAIGLYFAVMIAAGYWGLRRARSADDYLVAGRRLGPLLYIGTLSAVVLGGASTIGTVALGYENGVSGMWLVFMIGLGIIALGLLLSTRLSRLGVYTVSEMLGLRYGPSARLISAIIVASYALMIAVTSTIAIGTVFDVVLGLPPAVAILVAGGVVVAYSVAGGMWSITLTDFLQFCVMTVGIFFALLPLAVTRAGGLSGMRAELPASYFDLASIGWGTIFTYFLLFFFGLMIGQDIWQRVFTARSAPVARWGGLTAGLYCLLYGLAGALIGTAARALVPDLQVTDNAFARVASEVLPAGLLGLVLAAALAAVMSTASAGLLASSTILANDVYAGIIAREGRSDLGESRVFTLVVGVAVLAISLAVQNVVAALTVAYNLLTGALFVPIIGALFWRRATGAGALVSMLVSSAVVVALMLWQGLLANSPIYVGMLSSLLVFVGVSLLTRPQTAGEEPEHNP; this is encoded by the coding sequence TTGGTTAGCGCCCTCGACTACCTGGCCATCGGGCTCTACTTCGCCGTCATGATCGCGGCGGGGTACTGGGGGCTCCGGCGCGCCCGCAGCGCCGACGACTACCTGGTGGCCGGACGGAGGCTGGGGCCGCTGCTGTACATCGGGACTTTGAGCGCGGTGGTGCTCGGCGGGGCCTCGACGATCGGCACGGTGGCCCTCGGCTACGAGAACGGCGTCTCGGGGATGTGGCTCGTCTTCATGATCGGGCTCGGCATCATCGCGCTGGGGCTCTTGCTCTCCACCCGCCTCAGCAGGCTCGGGGTCTACACCGTCTCGGAGATGCTGGGGCTGCGCTACGGGCCCTCGGCGCGCCTGATCTCCGCGATCATCGTCGCCTCCTACGCCCTGATGATCGCCGTGACCTCGACCATCGCCATCGGCACGGTCTTCGACGTCGTCCTCGGCCTGCCGCCGGCGGTCGCTATCCTGGTCGCCGGAGGCGTCGTGGTCGCCTACTCGGTCGCGGGCGGGATGTGGTCGATCACCCTCACGGACTTCCTGCAGTTCTGCGTGATGACCGTGGGTATCTTCTTCGCCCTCCTGCCCCTCGCCGTTACGCGCGCCGGCGGCCTCTCGGGGATGCGCGCGGAGCTTCCGGCCTCCTACTTCGACCTCGCCTCCATCGGATGGGGCACGATCTTCACCTACTTCCTGCTGTTCTTCTTCGGGCTCATGATCGGGCAGGACATCTGGCAGCGGGTCTTCACCGCCCGCAGCGCGCCCGTGGCCCGCTGGGGCGGCCTCACAGCCGGACTCTACTGCCTGCTCTACGGGCTCGCGGGCGCCCTCATCGGGACGGCGGCCCGGGCCCTCGTCCCGGACCTCCAGGTCACGGACAACGCCTTCGCCCGCGTGGCGAGCGAGGTGCTGCCCGCGGGGCTCCTCGGCCTCGTGCTCGCCGCCGCGCTCGCGGCGGTCATGTCCACGGCGAGCGCGGGGCTCCTTGCCTCCTCGACGATCCTCGCCAACGACGTCTACGCCGGGATCATCGCCCGCGAGGGCCGCAGCGACCTCGGTGAGAGCCGCGTCTTCACCCTCGTCGTCGGCGTAGCCGTGCTCGCCATCTCGCTCGCCGTCCAGAACGTCGTGGCCGCGCTCACCGTCGCGTACAACCTGCTCACCGGAGCGCTCTTCGTGCCCATCATCGGGGCGCTCTTCTGGCGGCGCGCGACGGGGGCCGGGGCGCTGGTCTCCATGCTGGTGAGCAGCGCCGTGGTCGTCGCGCTCATGCTCTGGCAGGGCCTGCTCGCCAACTCCCCCATCTACGTCGGTATGCTCTCGAGCCTCCTCGTCTTCGTGGGCGTGAGCCTCCTGACGCGCCCGCAGACGGCCGGGGAAGAACCGGAACACAACCCCTGA
- a CDS encoding class E sortase yields MRLRLRRLALILGVLLVLAGLSACGSLTGQTSGGDDDKQMSREAEQQQVAPEKGREGASGGEKTIAEAPENTVLRLTVPKMERVKNARIPTGRGDDEALLRDNVAIHLLYTGFPWEREANVYIAGHRLGYSGTDSYLAFYDIDKLEKGDEIILRDANGTTYTYEVFRTLVVDPTDLHVLNPIPGKNIVTLQACTLPDYSRRILVQGELQDVKQA; encoded by the coding sequence ATGAGATTGCGTCTGAGGCGGCTGGCTTTGATCCTGGGGGTGCTGCTGGTGCTGGCGGGGCTTTCCGCCTGCGGCTCCCTGACGGGGCAGACCTCCGGTGGTGACGACGACAAGCAGATGTCTCGCGAGGCCGAGCAGCAGCAGGTGGCTCCCGAGAAGGGGCGGGAGGGAGCGTCCGGGGGTGAGAAGACCATAGCCGAGGCTCCCGAGAACACCGTGTTGCGGCTCACCGTTCCCAAGATGGAGCGGGTCAAGAACGCTCGCATCCCCACCGGGCGGGGCGACGACGAGGCTCTGCTCCGGGACAACGTGGCCATACACCTGCTCTACACCGGCTTCCCCTGGGAGCGGGAGGCCAACGTGTACATCGCCGGCCACCGGCTCGGCTACTCCGGCACCGACAGCTACCTGGCCTTCTACGACATAGACAAGCTCGAGAAGGGCGACGAGATCATCCTCCGGGACGCCAACGGCACCACCTATACCTACGAGGTCTTCCGGACGCTCGTGGTAGATCCGACCGACCTTCACGTCCTCAACCCCATCCCTGGCAAGAACATAGTTACCCTGCAGGCCTGCACACTCCCGGACTACTCCCGGAGGATTCTGGTGCAGGGCGAGCTGCAGGACGTGAAGCAGGCGTAA
- the gabT gene encoding 4-aminobutyrate--2-oxoglutarate transaminase: protein MLRAARIRTEIPGPRSRALTERRRRAVSAGLGTALPIWVAEAHGALVTDVDGNTFIDFGGGIGVLNAGHTHPKVVEAVREQVGRLSHACYYVSQYEPYLELAEKLNELVPGDFEKRSIFVNSGAEAVENAIKISRSYTRRPAILAFENAFHGRTMLGMSLTGKADPYRRGFGPFVPEVYRVPAPYAYRMPEGESWFDAFRRSLVSVDVESVAAVIVEPVLGEGGFIPFPPEDLRRLREWCTENGAVMVVDEVQTGFGRTGKMFAIEHAGVEPDIVTTAKSLGGGMPIAGVTGRAEIMDSVHVGGLGTTYGGNPAACAAALAVIRAFEEENLLERSVRVGERVMGELREIQRRHPDFVGDVRGLGAMAAMELVTDARSKTPDPARTKGVVEHALREGLMLLTAGAYGNVIRTLMPLVISDAELEEGLAILSRAVDAVAA, encoded by the coding sequence ATGCTGAGAGCTGCGAGGATCAGGACGGAGATACCGGGGCCGAGGAGCCGGGCGCTCACCGAGCGGCGTCGCAGGGCGGTCTCGGCGGGGCTGGGGACGGCGCTGCCGATATGGGTCGCCGAGGCCCACGGGGCGCTGGTCACCGACGTGGACGGCAACACGTTCATAGACTTCGGGGGCGGCATCGGGGTCCTCAACGCCGGGCACACCCACCCGAAGGTGGTGGAGGCCGTCCGGGAGCAGGTGGGGCGGCTGAGCCACGCCTGCTACTACGTAAGCCAGTACGAGCCCTACCTGGAGCTCGCCGAGAAGCTCAACGAGCTGGTCCCGGGGGACTTCGAGAAGCGGAGCATCTTCGTCAACTCCGGGGCCGAGGCGGTGGAGAACGCGATCAAGATCTCCCGCTCCTACACCCGCCGCCCGGCGATCCTGGCCTTCGAGAACGCCTTCCACGGTCGGACGATGTTGGGGATGAGCCTGACGGGCAAGGCCGACCCCTACCGCAGGGGCTTCGGGCCGTTCGTGCCGGAGGTCTACCGGGTCCCCGCCCCCTACGCCTACCGGATGCCGGAGGGGGAGAGCTGGTTCGACGCCTTCCGGCGCTCGCTGGTGAGCGTGGACGTCGAGAGCGTGGCGGCGGTCATCGTCGAGCCGGTGCTGGGCGAGGGCGGCTTCATCCCGTTCCCGCCGGAGGACCTGCGTCGCCTGCGGGAGTGGTGCACGGAGAACGGGGCGGTGATGGTGGTCGACGAGGTTCAGACGGGCTTCGGCCGGACGGGGAAGATGTTCGCCATCGAGCACGCCGGGGTGGAGCCGGATATCGTGACCACGGCCAAGAGCCTGGGCGGCGGGATGCCCATCGCCGGGGTGACGGGAAGGGCGGAGATCATGGACTCCGTCCATGTCGGGGGCCTGGGCACCACCTACGGCGGCAACCCGGCGGCCTGCGCCGCCGCGCTGGCCGTGATCCGGGCCTTCGAGGAGGAGAACCTGCTGGAACGCTCGGTGCGCGTCGGCGAGCGGGTGATGGGGGAGCTGCGCGAGATCCAGCGCCGTCACCCGGACTTCGTGGGCGACGTGCGGGGGCTGGGGGCCATGGCGGCGATGGAGCTGGTGACCGACGCCCGGAGCAAGACCCCCGACCCGGCGCGGACCAAGGGCGTCGTGGAGCACGCCCTGCGGGAGGGCCTGATGCTGCTGACCGCCGGGGCCTACGGGAACGTGATCCGCACGCTGATGCCGCTCGTGATCTCCGACGCCGAGCTGGAGGAGGGGCTCGCCATCCTCTCCCGGGCGGTGGACGCGGTGGCCGCCTGA
- a CDS encoding DUF4175 domain-containing protein, giving the protein MKNAATPGAGRYEEKSWAVMLLVCVLAPAAWFAGLTGVGWQEMLSEGALAAGMGLFGAAITLSAFRRGERWAWFVLWYYPAFLTAHILASGSGIPGMPLLLLSMLGLLLPVRRFFGGRSKRRVA; this is encoded by the coding sequence ATGAAGAACGCGGCAACCCCCGGAGCCGGCCGGTACGAGGAGAAGTCCTGGGCGGTGATGCTCCTGGTGTGCGTGCTCGCGCCGGCGGCGTGGTTCGCGGGCCTCACGGGAGTCGGGTGGCAGGAGATGCTCTCCGAGGGGGCGCTGGCCGCCGGGATGGGGCTCTTCGGCGCGGCGATCACGCTGAGCGCCTTCCGGCGGGGGGAGAGGTGGGCCTGGTTCGTGCTGTGGTACTACCCGGCCTTCCTCACCGCCCACATACTCGCCTCCGGGAGCGGCATCCCCGGGATGCCGCTCCTTCTGCTCTCCATGCTGGGGCTGCTGCTCCCCGTGCGGCGGTTTTTCGGGGGCCGTTCCAAGCGGCGGGTGGCGTAG
- a CDS encoding NAD-dependent succinate-semialdehyde dehydrogenase yields the protein MIEELYVGGEWMGEASTGRTFEVENPASGRVVAVLPDGGAEEMRRAVEAAVAVQRGWEEATAYERASVLWRAAGLMRERAEHLARVMTLEQGKPLSESRGEIAYAASFVEWFAEEGKRVYGESVPASFRDKRILVLKRPVGVAAAITPWNFPAAMITRKLAPALAAGCAMVIKPSELTPLSALELARIFEEAGLPRGLLSVVVGTDPGEMMRPVMEDRRVRKLSFTGSTEVGKLLMRQAAGTMKRLSLELGGHAPFIVFEDADLDAAVEGALVSKMRNMGQTCVCANRIFVQRGVMEEFARRLTERMAAMKVGDGLEEGVEVGPLIGPEAVEKVERHVEDARRRGAKVLLGGERLSGEGGYFFAPTVLAGADESMLVFREETFGPVAALASFESEEEVIERANATAYGLAGYYYTRDVGRVMRLAEKLQYGILGANDGLPSTAQAPFGGLKESGFGREGGHWGIEEYLDVKYVSLGGLGSSS from the coding sequence ATGATCGAGGAGCTCTATGTGGGTGGCGAGTGGATGGGGGAGGCGTCCACGGGCCGCACCTTCGAGGTGGAGAACCCGGCGAGCGGGCGGGTGGTTGCCGTTCTGCCGGACGGGGGGGCTGAGGAGATGCGGCGGGCGGTGGAGGCTGCCGTTGCGGTCCAGCGGGGCTGGGAGGAGGCCACGGCCTACGAGCGGGCCTCTGTATTGTGGCGGGCGGCGGGGCTCATGCGGGAGAGGGCCGAGCATCTGGCGCGGGTGATGACGCTCGAGCAGGGCAAGCCGCTCTCTGAGAGCCGGGGTGAGATCGCTTATGCCGCCTCGTTCGTGGAGTGGTTTGCCGAGGAGGGCAAGCGCGTCTACGGGGAGAGTGTACCCGCGAGCTTCAGGGACAAGCGCATACTCGTGCTAAAGCGTCCCGTTGGGGTGGCGGCGGCGATCACGCCGTGGAACTTCCCGGCGGCCATGATCACGCGCAAGCTCGCCCCCGCCCTGGCCGCCGGCTGCGCGATGGTCATAAAGCCCTCGGAGCTCACCCCGCTCTCTGCGCTGGAGCTGGCCCGCATCTTCGAGGAGGCCGGGCTTCCCCGGGGTCTGCTCTCGGTCGTCGTGGGGACCGACCCTGGGGAGATGATGCGTCCTGTGATGGAGGACCGCAGGGTGCGCAAGCTCTCGTTCACCGGCTCCACGGAGGTCGGGAAGCTCCTGATGCGGCAGGCGGCCGGGACCATGAAGCGGCTCTCTTTAGAGCTCGGGGGGCATGCTCCCTTCATCGTCTTCGAGGACGCCGACCTCGATGCGGCTGTGGAGGGGGCTCTGGTCTCCAAGATGCGCAACATGGGCCAGACCTGCGTGTGCGCCAACCGCATCTTCGTGCAGCGGGGGGTGATGGAGGAGTTCGCGCGCAGGCTTACCGAGAGGATGGCCGCGATGAAGGTCGGCGACGGGCTCGAGGAGGGCGTCGAGGTCGGGCCGCTCATCGGGCCCGAGGCCGTGGAGAAAGTCGAGCGGCACGTGGAGGATGCGAGGCGGAGAGGGGCGAAGGTCCTGCTCGGGGGCGAGAGGCTCTCCGGGGAAGGGGGCTACTTCTTCGCGCCCACCGTGCTCGCGGGGGCCGACGAGAGCATGCTCGTCTTCAGGGAGGAGACCTTCGGTCCGGTGGCGGCGCTCGCGTCCTTCGAGAGCGAGGAGGAGGTGATAGAGCGGGCCAACGCCACGGCCTACGGGCTCGCCGGCTACTACTACACCCGGGACGTTGGGAGGGTCATGAGGCTCGCCGAGAAGCTCCAGTACGGGATACTCGGGGCCAACGACGGGCTGCCCTCCACCGCGCAGGCGCCCTTCGGGGGCCTCAAGGAGAGCGGCTTCGGGAGAGAAGGGGGACACTGGGGCATAGAGGAGTACCTTGACGTCAAGTACGTATCTTTGGGAGGGTTGGGTAGTTCTTCCTGA